The stretch of DNA ACATTGAGGTTTTCGAAGGGGATCGCGGCGGCGTGTGCGCGGAGCATGGTGTCGAAGAAGGCGATGACCTCGTCGAAGGGGGCGGTGGCGAGGTCAGCCGGTGGGGTGGGTAGGGAGAGACGGGTGAAGTAACGTTCGATATTTGATGACATGTCTACAACCCTACTCCGGGTGTCAATGGGGCGTTATGCTGCAGGAATCTTCGTGGTCCTGATGCCCCGGGGGTTCAAATTGGAACGTCGAATGCTTCACACTCACGGGGAAATGTTCCGCCAGGCACTGCTGCAAGGCATCGAGGACCTGCGGAGCATGGCCGTGGTGAAAACACTCCTCGCGCAGCACCACATGCGCGGTAAGGATCGGCAAACCCGTCGTGATCTGTGAGGCGTGGAGGTCATGCACGTCCAGGACGTGCTCATTTTCGAGTACATGGCGGCGCACCTCGGCAAGATCCAGGCCCACTGGGGTCGCTTCGAGCAAAATCGCGCCGGACTCCCGCACGATCATCCACGCGCGCGGCAAGATAAGGATCGCAATAAAAATCGACGCCAGAGAGTCGGCCCTGCTCCACCCGAACCAGGTCATCGCCAGCGCCGAGACGATCACTGCCACGGAGCCCAGCGCATCGTTCACGACTTCCAGGAGGGCCGCCCGCACGTTGATGCTTTCCTTATCTCCCCCGGCGAGCACCGCGATCGCCAGCACATTGCCGAGCAGCCCAATCACCCCGAACCACAACAACCCGCTTGCGGACACGCTCACCGGATCAAAGAGTCGCCGGCACCCCTCGATGACGCCGTACAGGCCGACACCAGCCAGAATCGTCGCCTGGGTGCCGGCCGCCAAAACCTCCGCGCGCCGCAGCCCCCACGTGTGCCGGAGGGTCGGTGGACGAAGCGCGAGGTTCGCGGCGGTCAACGCCATGAGGAGGCCGGAGGCGTCGGTAAGCATGTGGCCTGCGTCGACGATGAGGGCCAGGCTGTCGGTGAGCCACGCCCCGACGAGCTCGGCGAGCAAAATGCCCAGCGTGATCGCGAAGGCCAGCGCTAATCGACGCCGGTTGGTTGCCTCGTGTGCGTGCCCGTGTGCATGATCATGATGGTGACCCATGCGCCCCAGTGTAGCTTAATGAAAACTTAATGAAAATGCGCTGGTGGGGCTGGCTATCCGCAGGGATCGGTGAAATCACCTTGCAGATTCAGCGTGCGAGCATTGCCTCCGTACATGGCCTTCGCTTGACACAGCGCAGCGCGATCATGACCAAAAGGAAAATACACCGGGTAGATATCTTGACCATTGACGCTCTTGCGTATCGACGGGCAGGTCCCCGGAATCATATACCTGGCGCCTGGATACTTGTTGAGGGCCGCTAACAGCTCATCTTCACGAGTGGGGGAGTTCAGCACGGACTGCACAATCAGGATCCCCTGGCCATTGCATTCCGGTTGACTAATCCGAAGGTCGCTTTTGCTCTTGGGTAGGCCCAAGGGGTCTGGTATAGCCATGTCGCCAGGTTTGCTGCAGGTAGCGACACGATTCTTAAACCGTTCCGGCACTTCTGGGTTGCACGGGTAGGTAGAAATCTCCCAGTTTCTACCGTTGTGACGCACGAGTGAAAGCACACCCGATTGCGGCACCCCGGCTACTGCGAAGGTGCCGTCGCAATCTAGGATCGCGCTGAAATCGGGGCGTCCAATCTCTCTCGTAATGGTTACTGGGTCACAGTTGTTGGGCTGGCTGGCCTGCCCTGAATCGATGGGCTGGGACGTGGTCGCCGAAGATGCGACCGGGGTGTCCACCTGCGGTGCTGACTCTGGCGCTGCGACGATGACCGTCTCAGTTACAACCGTTGGCCCCGGGGAGCCCTTCTCGGAGTCACTACACGCAACTAAGAGCGCACAGGCAGCAGCAATTCCCATGATCGGTCGCAAACGTCGGTTCATATGACGAATCATAAAGGGGATTCTCTGGTGCCGCCGGGCTGGAGGCACAGCGGGAAGGCAAAAGCGGGTTAAGTAAAGAACAGTGTGTCTGGTCGGGGTGTCGTCGGCCGTGCGGGTGTGCTGCACAAGTGCTATGTCGTCGCTTCGGCGTAGTCCGACTACGTAGAGCAGCGTTTTTTAATGAATATAATCCCGCAGCGGTAGTCCGACTACACCGAAGTGACGACATCGAGCGGGCTACGGCTCCCACACCCCAGTAAATACTGGCTTCAGACCCACAACGTTGCGGAAAAGATGAATGAGAGACACGCTTTCGCTTACTTAACCCACAAAAACACCCAGCGTTGAAAAACGCTGGGTGTTGGAGGTTGATTGCGGGTTACTTGCCCTGCTTCTTGTCGAAGTCTGCTTCGGCTTCTTCAGCCTGGGCGGTGAGGTCGTCGAGGCGCGCGATGTCGCCCTCGAGAGCTTCGTCGACATGGTCGTCAGCAACCTCGGAGTCGTTGACTGGGGTAACCTCAGCGGCTGCCTTATCGATCGCATCCACGCGGTGCTTGGCCAGCTGTTCGTCGAGGGAGTCGAGGAACTCACGGTCCTCGGCGGTCGGTTCTGGAGCACCTTCGGCTGGGGTCTGGGTGGAGTAGACCAAGGTGGAGCCTTCACCTGCGTGCTCTTCGACGCGTGGTGGAACGGTGCCTGGCTTCTCTGGGCGGAAGATGAACCAGTACAACGCGCCTGCGAGCGCCGAAAGAATCGCGATGAGGGTGAAAGCGGTGCCCAGCTTCTTGCCCTTGTTGTCCTTCTTGACCAACCCGGCCTTCTGAGCCTTCTTGATGGCCTGCTTCTTCTGCTTGGTCAGGTCTTTCACCAGCTGCTTCCGGGTCTTGCGGGTCTCCTTAGCAGCGACTGCGGCGCGATCTTCGGCTTCAGCGCGGGCCTTTTCCAATCGGACTCGCGCGTTTTCTGCCACGGCACCGACGGTAGCTACCGTGGCTTCCTTGCCGGCGTCGATACGCTCGCGCCCGAGGTCAGCCAGCTCGGCGATGGTGTAGTTCTCGGCTGCGTGCGAAAGGGCGTCGTAGGTTTCGGCGGCCTTGCGTTCGCGGTAATCATTGACTGCTTCGAAAGCGCTGCGGGCGACGTTTACCGCCAGGCGCAGATTTTTGGTGTTCATATTATCTCCTAAACTTTTCACTGCTTGTGTCCCCAATGGTAGCGATAATCTTGCCGACGCGACGTGGGCCAAGGGTCCGCCGATCTGCTTGCACCCGCCCCGCCGAGGTGGCTTAACCACCCCTTTTCTGCGGTTTGACGTATTATTAGCTGCATGACTCTTAAGACCGCTACTGCGACGCTGCACACCAACCGCGGCGACATCGTCGTCGAACTCTTCGGTAACCACGCCCCAAAGACTGTTGCTAACTTCGTCGGGCTGGCTGACGGCTCCAAGGAGTACAAGACCGCAAACGCCTCCGGCACCAACGAAGGCCCGTTCTATGACGGCGCCATCTTCCACCGTGTCATCGACGGCTTCATGATCCAGGGCGGCGACCCAACCGGCACCGGCACTGGTGGCCCGGGCTACAAGTTCGAAGACGAAATCCACCCTGAGCTGCGCTTCGACCGCGCATACCTGCTGGCTATGGCAAACGCCGGCCCAGGAACCAACGGTTCCCAGTTCTTTATCACCGTGGCTGCTACCCCTTGGCTGAACGGTAACCACACCATCTTCGGTGAGGTCACCGACGCTGCCTCCCAGAAGGTCGTCGACGAAATCGCCACCACCCAAACCGGCGCCATGGACCGCCCGATTAACGACGTCGTGATCGAATCCATCACCATCGCGTAATATTTTCGCACCACGCCCGCTTGTCGACGCCCGTCGGCAAGCGGGTTTCGTGTTTTCCAAGGAGCAACTTCATGACCCCCATCCCCGTCGTATTCAAGCGCTGGTACGTCCAAGCCCCGGTCACCGTCCTGCTATGCCTGGCAATCCTGCTGGTGTATGTGGTCACGGCCCTGCAGTCCCTGTCTTTAGCGGACAATTTGGCATCTTCCTCGCTGGCTCAGGCTTGGGTGCTGTTTCTGCCAGATATGGGAGCCTCCTGGTTTGGGCCGTTGCGGGCACTGGGCACCGCGTTTCTTCATGTGGGGCCAACTCACCTGGTGCTCAATGTGCTGTTGTTGTTCCTGTTTGGCCGGGAAGTGGAACAGACGTGGGGTTCCAAAATGATGGCGATGGTGTTCGTCACGGCGGCCGTGGGATCTTCGGCGTTCTCGGTGCTCATGGCGCCGGGATCCCGTTCTGCTGGTGCCTCCGGGGTGGGTTATGCCCTGATGATTTTGTTGGTGCTCATCGTGGCTCGTCGCGGTGGGGACCTGCGGGCACCACTTGTGCTTATCGCGGTGAACGTGGTGTTTTCGTTGACGATGCCGAACATTGCGCTGTGGGGACATGTGGGCGGGCTCTTGGTGGGCGCTTTGCAGACCGCTGCTTTGTCTTTCCGTAGCGGGGGTGCTCGTTGGGGTGGAATATGGGCGGTTTTGGGGCTCGGTATTGGGTTGTTGATGTGGCAAGTAGTGAGATTGTTCCCCCACTGGTGGGAGGCAGGCTTCTAGACCTGCGCAGTTTTCCACCGACACGGCCGAATTATCCACCAGGTTATCCCCATCAAGTGATGGGGATTCTTCTTTGCCCAAGTTATCCACACCAGTTATCCACAGTGTGGATAACTACACTTTTGTAATTTGCCATTGTTTCTTCTAACTCAAGGGTTTTTAACGACGTTAATCCAGGTGGATTCGGTTAAATGTTCGACGGTGAAAAAGTTACCCACAGAGTTATCCACAGGCTGTGGATTGTGTGTAAGAAAACTTTTTGTGGATTCATCCCCACATTTGTCCCCAGGCTGTGGATAACTTTCGCTGACATGTCTTGTTAACTATCCCGTCACTTCAGCAAGTCTTTCCGGGGGTGGAATTACAAAGATGAGTTTTACCTTCGAGCCTCAAAGTTTTCTCGGCTACCGGCAGGCGTTGTAAAGAAATCGTAAAAGTGCAGGCAGTAGGCGCAAAGAAAGCGCAAAGATCACCTAGGGGCGGGCGTCGGCACGCCTAGCGTTAGCAATGCCAGTCCAACCACGGGGCTGGGCGGAGGACGCAGCCACGCCCTCTCGCTCACTGCACAAAAACGCAAGAGGTCGAC from Corynebacterium epidermidicanis encodes:
- a CDS encoding peptidylprolyl isomerase; the protein is MTLKTATATLHTNRGDIVVELFGNHAPKTVANFVGLADGSKEYKTANASGTNEGPFYDGAIFHRVIDGFMIQGGDPTGTGTGGPGYKFEDEIHPELRFDRAYLLAMANAGPGTNGSQFFITVAATPWLNGNHTIFGEVTDAASQKVVDEIATTQTGAMDRPINDVVIESITIA
- a CDS encoding cation diffusion facilitator family transporter, whose translation is MGHHHDHAHGHAHEATNRRRLALAFAITLGILLAELVGAWLTDSLALIVDAGHMLTDASGLLMALTAANLALRPPTLRHTWGLRRAEVLAAGTQATILAGVGLYGVIEGCRRLFDPVSVSASGLLWFGVIGLLGNVLAIAVLAGGDKESINVRAALLEVVNDALGSVAVIVSALAMTWFGWSRADSLASIFIAILILPRAWMIVRESGAILLEATPVGLDLAEVRRHVLENEHVLDVHDLHASQITTGLPILTAHVVLREECFHHGHAPQVLDALQQCLAEHFPVSVKHSTFQFEPPGHQDHEDSCSITPH
- a CDS encoding rhomboid family intramembrane serine protease, coding for MTPIPVVFKRWYVQAPVTVLLCLAILLVYVVTALQSLSLADNLASSSLAQAWVLFLPDMGASWFGPLRALGTAFLHVGPTHLVLNVLLLFLFGREVEQTWGSKMMAMVFVTAAVGSSAFSVLMAPGSRSAGASGVGYALMILLVLIVARRGGDLRAPLVLIAVNVVFSLTMPNIALWGHVGGLLVGALQTAALSFRSGGARWGGIWAVLGLGIGLLMWQVVRLFPHWWEAGF